One Streptococcus sp. VT 162 genomic window, TTCGGAGGCGGTCGTTTGGGAACTACCCACTACATGTCTAAACGTGTCTTGGTAGACTCTATCAAGTATCTGGTTGAAACTTACAAAGTAGATGGTTTCCGCTTTGATATGATGGGTGACCACGATGCGGCTTCTATCGAAGAAGCTTACAAGGCTGCACGCGCCCTCAATCCAAATCTCATCATGCTAGGTGAAGGCTGGAGAACCTATACTGGTGATGAAAATGCGCCTGTGCAACCTGCTGACCAAGATTGGATGAAGAAAACAGATACTGTCGCTGTCTTTTCAGACGACATCCGCAACAACCTCAAGTCTGGCTATCCAAACGAAGGTCAACCTGCCTTTATCACAGGTGGCAAACGCGATATCAATACCATCTTTAAAAATCTCATTGCCCAACCAACCAACTTTGAAGCAGACAGTCCTGGAGATGTTATCCAGTATATCGCAGCCCATGATAACTTGACCCTCTTTGACATCATTGCCCAGTCTATCAAAAAAGACCCAAGCAAGGCTGAAAACTACGCTGAGATCCATCGTCGTTTGCGACTTGGAAACCTCATGGTCTTGACCGCTCAAGGAACTCCGTTTATCCACTCTGGTCAGGAATACGGACGTACCAAACAATTCCTTGATCCAGCCTATAAGAATCCTGTCTCAGAGGATAAGGTTCCAAACAAGTCTCACTTGTTGCGCGACAAGGACGGCAAGCCATTTGTCTATCCTTACTTTATCCATGACTCTTACGACTCTAGTGATGCTGTCAACAAGTTTGATTGGACCAAGGCAACAGATGGCAAAGCATATCCTGAAAATGTCAAGAGCCGTAACTACATGAAAGGATTGATCGCCCTTCGTCAATCGACAGATGCCTTCCGACTCAAGAGTCTGCAAGACATCAAAGAGCGCGTCCACCTCATTACTGTTCCAGGACAAAATGGCGTTGAAAAAGAAGATGTGACCATCGGCTACCAAATCACCGCTCCAAATGGTGATGTCTACGCTGTCTTTGTCAATGCGGATGATAAGGCTCGTGAATTTACTCTAGGAACTGCCTTTGCTCACTTGAGAAAGGCCGAAGTTCTCGCAGATGAAAACCAAGCAGGACCAGTAGGAATTGCTAACCCTCAAGGTCTCGAATGGACTGAAAAAGGCTTGAAATTGAACGCTCTCACTGCTGTCGTTCTCCGCTTGTCTCAAGGTGGTGCCATTGTCGCTCCAGCTGTGGAAGAAAAACCAGAATTTGACCTTTCTAGCTTGGAAGTCGAACCAGAACAAGGTCAAGCTCAAAACCTAGCAGCCAATCCTGAAACTCAAGAAACTGCTACAGAGGCTCACTCTCAGAACCTCCTTCCAAACACAGGAACTGAGAGCAAATCCCTCCTTGCCCTTGCTGGATTCAGCATCCTTGCCTTTCTCGGACTTGGATGGTTGATAAAGAACAAGAAAAAGAAATAACACTCAATGAAAATCAAAGGGTAAACTAAGAAGCTAGTCACAGGCTGCTCAAAACACTGGTTTGAGGTTGTAGATAAGGCGAAGCTGACGAGGTTTAAAGAGATTTTCGAAGAGTATAACCTAGCCCTCCTATAGAAAAACACCCTATGATTAGAAGAATCTTCTAGTCATGGGGTGTTGTTTTTATGATACACTTAGCTATCAAATCATATATTCTACACTATAGCTAGCGTCTGATAAGATACGAGCCAGGAACTGCTTGGTTCGTTCTTCTTGTGGACGACTAAAGAAATCATGTGGATTGTTCTCCTCTACGATACGGCCTCCATCCATGAAAATAACGTGGTTGGCGACATCTCTAGCAAATCCCATCTCATGCGTGACGACCACCATGGTCACACCTTCTCCCGCCAACTGTTTCAGAACATCCAAAACATCTCCAACCAACTCAGGGTCTAGTGCTGATGTTGGTTCATCTAGCAAAATGACCTCGGGTTTGACGGCAATAGCACGCGCAATTCCTATTCGTTGTTGTTGCCCTCCAGATAGTTGTGAAGGGTAGTAGTCTTTGTAGGCTAGTAAACCAACTTTTTCCAAGGCATATTCTGCACGTTTTAGCGCTTCTTCCTTGGGAACTTTACGAGCGACGATCAGGCCTTCTAGAATATTTTCCAGAGCAGTTTTGTTTGCAAAAAGATTGTAGTGCTGGAAAACAAAGGCTGTTTTTTGGCGAATTTCTAGAATGTCTTTCTTGCTTAATTTGGCCAAGTCATAAGTTTTTCCTGCCAAGGTCAAACGGCCACTGTCAGCTTTTTCTAAGTGATTGAGACAACGGAGAAAGGTCGTTTTTCCCGAACCTGATGGTCCTAAGATAACGACGACATCCCCTTGGTTGACCTGGAGATTGACATCCTCCAAAACCTGCCTCTCTCCAAATGTTTTTGCGATATGTTCTACTTGTAACATCCTGTCCTCCTATACGAAACGCGCGCTAGATGCTTTTGCACTCTTTTCTTTTTTCACATAGCCTTTCTCCAGTAGGGAGAAGCCCCACTGAATCAAACCACAGATCAAAATATACTGCAAAAAGATCACAAAATAAGACTCAAAATACTGGTAACCGTAGGACGCTTCTACACGAGCAATAGCGGTGATGTCCTTGATGGTCATAACAAAAACCAGGGAGGTCCCTTTGACGATATTGATCACCAGATTGGCCAAGTTAGGCAAGGCTGAGCGCAAGGCTTGAGGAAAAACAATCCTTAGATAGGCCTGGGTTGTAGTCAGCCCAATCGCATGCGCTGCCTCTAGTTGCCCCTTGTCCACCGTCAAGATAGCTGA contains:
- a CDS encoding amino acid ABC transporter ATP-binding protein, with translation MLQVEHIAKTFGERQVLEDVNLQVNQGDVVVILGPSGSGKTTFLRCLNHLEKADSGRLTLAGKTYDLAKLSKKDILEIRQKTAFVFQHYNLFANKTALENILEGLIVARKVPKEEALKRAEYALEKVGLLAYKDYYPSQLSGGQQQRIGIARAIAVKPEVILLDEPTSALDPELVGDVLDVLKQLAGEGVTMVVVTHEMGFARDVANHVIFMDGGRIVEENNPHDFFSRPQEERTKQFLARILSDASYSVEYMI
- a CDS encoding amino acid ABC transporter permease encodes the protein MDIDYIVKTFLETLKGVPITLIIMIVAMVLSFLPALFLALGQIYKVRGVRSFSLVYLAFIRATPPILLILFFYSLFPSLLNQFLKSIGSDFDIFKLDPLYYAFIIYSLMTVGSLSEILRSAILTVDKGQLEAAHAIGLTTTQAYLRIVFPQALRSALPNLANLVINIVKGTSLVFVMTIKDITAIARVEASYGYQYFESYFVIFLQYILICGLIQWGFSLLEKGYVKKEKSAKASSARFV